Below is a genomic region from Microcaecilia unicolor chromosome 9, aMicUni1.1, whole genome shotgun sequence.
GAATTTTGATCCTGGGACTGGATGGGGCAGGAAAGACTACAATTCTGTATAGGTTACAGGTCGGGGAGGTTGTTACCACCATTCCTAGTAAGTGCTGGTTTAAAGGTGATTTTATATATCTGGCCTTCTGCATTTGTTAATAAACTGTAGTAAACTTCCTTCTATACAGTGCGGAATTTGCAGTTCTATAAGTGAACATAGGagtttgtaccccgcactttcccactcatggcaggctcaatgcggcttacatattgtatacaggtacttatttgtacctggggcaatggagggttaagtgacttgcccagagtcgcaaggagctgcctgtgcctgaagtgggaatcgaactcagttcctcagttccccaggaccaaagtccaccaccctaaccactaggccactcctccactccagctaactagttctcaacccagtcctgggacacacccagtcagtcagggtttcagaatacctacaatgaatatgcatgagataaatgtgcatgcactacctccattggaTGCAGATCTAttgcatgcatgttcattgtggggatcctgaaaacctgactggtgtgAGAAGCCACTGTGTTAACTTCATCTGCTGAAAAAATTCCCCATTGGCCACATTCACAAAAGGACCTTAAGCATAAGTGCATTAATGTTCATTATCATTTTGGTTTAGTTTATGCTTTTCCATCTTGGGAAACTTGCTGCTCTTTAGCCACAGTTGTATGCATCCTATTTCCGAATGTgcttagctttttttttaaatgtttggacTCCATGTAGTGTACCTGGTTGCATTAATTCATTGTTACCAGAATAAGAATAGTGTGCTGCTTGCATGGGACCTTTAATGTCCCATAGTAGACACGACATAGATTTTTGCATAACTCAGAGAAAATCCTCATCCTCTAAAACAGAGGTGGGtaaccatggtccttgagggccataacccagttgggttttcaggatgtccgctaagtaaatacatctcatgcatattcatacaGTGAAAGCAGTACATTCAAAtcactcatgcatatttgttgtggacaTCTTGACAACATGATTGGGTTGTGGTCTTTGAGGACCATGGTTACCCACCCCTGCTCCAAAGTCATATTAACGCATTAGTTGAAGACCAGTTAAAGTATGTCAGTACCATCCAGTGGCGTATTTATACAAGTTGCTTGTGTGGCGTATGTACCCCCCTGTCAGACCTGGCTCCCCCACCCCCGCCTGTACCTTACAAtcatctctgctgcagtcttcacccaggcagtggcactcataggtgGCCTACCGGGACTTCCTCTCTGAACTGTCCTGCCCTTTCTGACGCaatttcctgttttgtgaagggtgggaCGGTTCAGAGAAGAAGTCtcagtgcaggccacaggcagcctgaGTGCTACTGTCTGGGTGAAGACTGTAGCAGCGATGATTTTAAGAtaccgggggggaggggcattgtGGTAGACATACCCCTGTAAAATTCCTGGCTATACCACTGGTACCACCTCTTGTAATGTTTGGCCTGTCCCTGCCTAGCCTATGAATTCTCAGAAGAAAAGAGCCCAAATTGTTTTGTCTGCTGAGTGTTATTAACCCGTTCATCACAAGTTCATTTTATCAGCaaaacaaggggaaaaaaaaaacagaaaaaaaatcatgccATAGCTGCTGTTAAGATTCTGATATCTTGAAAGGTACATTAATGTGGTTGCATTTGCTCAAAGTATTGaagtaacttttttttatttttcagcaattGGTTTCAATGTTGAGACTGTAACGTACAAGAACCTTAAATTTCAGGTGTGGGACCTTGGGGGCCAGACAAGTATCAGGTAATAAATGTTTGATTACATTTTAATTGTAATATTGGTTTGCCTTGTACAGTGCCTGGTTTCCAAGCAGTAGCCTCGGTAGTATTCCAATGACTAGAGCCTTCCTTGTGTGCACTACCTTTCTGATGTAGACACATTTTTCTAGGATTAGGAAGGATTTGcttcagagtctggagttagcagtggaggagaagggtgcagataagagagatttacccagtgaacggagttcccggggaggaatgtagggagagatgagagtggaaaggtactgaggagctgcagagtgaatacacttataagtccataagaggagtttgaactgtatgcggaaacggatagtgagccagtgaagtgagttgaggagagggctaatatgagcatagcaacactggtggaatattagttgtgcagcagaattttgaacagattcaagaggagagagatggctaagtgagaagcaagttgcaatagtctaagcgagaggtgataagagtgtggatgagggttctggtagtgtgcttagaaaggaaagggtgaattttggtgatgatatagacaagccaaacagagagggtaagcagtatacataaaaagtacacaaacaaaaaaagcaacactgggccttcaagactgagacagcaGGAGTATTTATTAatgaaatgacccgacacgggccgtgtttcggcgttaaacaacgcctgcctcaggggtcagagtttgGACGTAAATTGTGTAAAATGTGTATGTATCCAATGCCTCTGAGATTGGACGTAGAAAATTTCTAAAACCAAGCTAGCCCGTCGCAAAGGACAGCCGCGATGTAGGAAAAAGCAAAATttacatttaaatttaaaattatcCTAATAGTGTTTCTTTGCCTCAGACTGCTTTTCTAGCTCTGACCACAAGGCAGCGCTGTTcgtttgttaggatttattaactgcctttataaagagattcactcaaggtggtgataTAAAGAACTTGCAGATACTGGCTCCTTTTTATGTGTACAGGCAGAATTGTGCAGAGATAGTATATCACCTCCTCTATATGCAGTGGAAAAGTGTTATGGCAATGTTTCCTGTATTGAGGGAGGTCAATTTTCAGATATTCAGTTTATGCAGGTATTTTTTGTTTAATCTTAATACTAAGTTTGAAGATTTGAAAAACACCGTAGACtctgttaaaaatgatttaacaacAAAAGTGCAATCTTTACAACAAGAGGTTGATACtttaaatgcctttaaaaatgtttccactAAGGACTCTACAGACCTTAGACGTAAGATCGAACAGATTGAGAACTTTAACAGACGCCTAAATCTCCGTCTCTTGAATTTTCCTATAATTGCGGGGGTAACTCTGATAGATACCTTTAAGAAATACTTGTTAGAAATCTTGAATTTTCCTGCTGAGACAATACccccattaaataaaatatattatattcctaaaACAAGGGAAGGAGTGCAAGGCTCTGAGAAAGGTATTTCTgacttacaaaatatttctgatattCTGGAACAATCTTTGGACATTATAATGAACAGAGCTACATTGGTTGTATCAATGGTCTTTGAGCAGGATTACAATGCTATTCTAAGACTTTATTTTAGAAATTTGAAAGCTCAATTCTATGGCTCAAAAGTGTGGATATAGCCAGACGTCACCAAGTCTACCCAACAAAAAAGGAAGTTATTTcttgctttaaaacaaaagacaatagatattggtgcttccttttttcttgcttatCCGTGTAAGTGTGTAGTTAAATTGGGTCCAACTAAATATATCTTCTTTTCGCTGGAACAACTTAAATCATTTGTAGAAttgaaacaagtgaaatgaaattgttttttttctggagaaaaagcagctttttttttcttaatttgaatATAAGTTTGTAAAACTTCTCTTACTCTTTTCCCCCCCTCATCCaaattggggtctaagaaaggatATTAATTATATAGTTCCTAAAGATGACTAACCAGTCTAAGTATataagtatgtatatatatgtatatgtatatacgtGTATATGCAAATGTGTCTATAAGTTATCATAATGCCTGATAAATGTGAATGAttggatattattttattttcctcctgtatttctgtacaaggtaatccttgaaaattgtaatttaaaattataaataaagaaataaaaaaaaaaagaaaatggccctCCCCATACTTTATTAATAGCTCTACAGAATTGTGCAGTGTTCAGGTCATAGCAATCAAACAGTTTACTTCAAGTAAGACAGAGGCCAGATGAGCCGACTCAGGGGGTGGTGACTGTTGTGAAGTATATGCAAAATCTCTGCCTGTACAACTGGGCCTGTTTTTTCTTTTACCTGAGCTGACAATCTAAGCAAGTGGTGACCCTACCCTCctacctactctcctctcctccttcctgtacacattaattcatttgatttgcttactttattttttgtctattagattgtaagctctttgagcagggactgtctttcttctatgtttgtgcagcgctgcgtacgccttgtagcgctatagaaatgctaaataatagtagtagtagaatcccgTGTCTGAGAAGGTGCTCAGTCTTTAGTAATCCAAACTGCGTACAGTTCTAACGTTACGGATAAGCAGAGGTAGTATTTTAGCTTAAGAATGTGACTCTTTTTGAAGGTACAGTTATGGTTGAAATTGTTctgaataataataatttcttttTTACCGACTTACTGTATTGCTTTAAATAAATCCTGCAGCATAAAGAGCCTTCTCTGTTTTGTTCTAGACCATACTGGCGCTGCTATTATTCCAACACAGATGCTGTTATTTATGTAGTGGACAGCTGCGACCGTGACAGAATTGGAATTTCCAAGTCAGAATTAGTAGCTATGTTGGAGGTATGAAAACAGGGATATGCACATTCTTTACAACTGTATGTgaagttattttttatttaaaatttatgaTTTTCCCCAAAAGAGCAGAATGGTGGGAATTTTAAAAGGAAGCAGTGCTAATTTTTGTGCATGCATGGCGGGGGTTCTCTGATATCTTTGATACCTCTGATATCTTCAAGCTGCTGTCTTTTAAGATAAGTGT
It encodes:
- the ARL1 gene encoding ADP-ribosylation factor-like protein 1, encoding MGGFFSSIFSSLFGTREMRILILGLDGAGKTTILYRLQVGEVVTTIPTIGFNVETVTYKNLKFQVWDLGGQTSIRPYWRCYYSNTDAVIYVVDSCDRDRIGISKSELVAMLEEEELKKAILVVFANKQDMEQAMTPTEVANSLGLPCLKDRKWQIFKTSATKGTGLDDAMEWLVESLKSRQ